A section of the Cryobacterium soli genome encodes:
- a CDS encoding ABC transporter permease, whose product MIRVLLSGLRATLARLLATGLAVALSVGFVVATLTLSATFTRTTADSLAASMAKAEVSVTPEAAMVATSDPRHSTDVLLDLLPTVQGLPGVAGADVDRLAYVDLRFGETRSVAQLSVVLNDSVRWQTLASGRWPQSVTEATLDQPAAQSIGLTEGDTVTVAAVGSGVSAGTVTVVGITAPQAAGVDTGTPTLLMPAEALADPGLFALSTSILVAGVPGADTDTDADELAAAVSTALAGASGIVVQTRAEAVGDQTAQLSGSATVLTSILLAFATIALFVAAIVIANTFQVLVSQRTRELALLRCVGASAGQVRRLVLGEALLLGVGASVLGVGIGLAGATVLAEVSRDSASGLHLGQLVIDPALLAIGFGVGVLLTVVSALAPAHRATRVRPIAALRSVSAGAGVRRGLIGFVLAIVLVAGGGTGLYLGATRSGLALAVVSGVVSFLGILLASALFIPWIVRAAGATIGWTSAPARLAALNATRNPARTASTAAALLVGVTLVTMMVVGVTSVRESIGERIDLKRPVDLTVQSADPSGFSAEQQSGITDMTDVAGSTSVDSARVTITADSTTPVILAARGLDPVRVQDVARSRVIVPQNGQLLLNPEDAGALHDGDHVTVTGDAGSADLTVALEATAPRKQATLTKSDLLALVSTPVIRQMQLRLTDEITSSQVQQLSTDILSVSDQFTVGGGAPERTYYEQLLDVMLLIVLALLTMAVVIACVGVANTMALSVFERRRESALLRALGLTRGQLRRMLGIEATLITVVAAACGIALGVLYAWAGLSAVSLQAQKLGLAVHLPWPQLGLVLLGALVAGLIATIVPASGAARRSPVEGLMHE is encoded by the coding sequence GTGATTCGGGTTCTCCTCTCGGGGCTGCGGGCCACGCTGGCGCGATTGCTCGCCACCGGACTGGCGGTGGCGTTGTCGGTGGGATTCGTCGTGGCGACGCTCACCCTGTCGGCCACCTTCACGCGAACCACGGCCGACTCCCTCGCCGCGAGCATGGCCAAGGCCGAGGTCTCGGTCACACCGGAGGCGGCCATGGTCGCCACCTCCGACCCACGGCACTCCACCGATGTGCTCCTCGACCTGCTACCCACCGTGCAGGGACTGCCGGGCGTCGCCGGTGCGGATGTGGACCGGTTGGCCTATGTGGACCTGAGGTTCGGTGAGACCCGGAGCGTGGCGCAGCTCAGCGTCGTGCTCAACGATTCGGTGCGCTGGCAGACACTGGCCTCTGGGCGTTGGCCGCAGAGCGTCACCGAAGCGACCCTCGACCAGCCCGCCGCGCAATCGATCGGGCTGACGGAGGGCGACACCGTCACCGTGGCCGCGGTCGGCTCGGGAGTGAGCGCCGGCACCGTGACTGTCGTCGGCATCACCGCGCCGCAGGCGGCGGGCGTCGACACCGGTACGCCCACCCTTCTGATGCCGGCCGAGGCGCTCGCCGATCCCGGCCTTTTCGCGCTGTCCACCTCGATCCTCGTGGCAGGCGTGCCAGGGGCCGACACCGACACCGATGCCGACGAGCTCGCCGCCGCCGTGAGCACGGCTCTCGCCGGAGCATCCGGCATCGTGGTGCAGACCCGGGCCGAGGCAGTGGGCGACCAGACCGCCCAGCTGTCCGGCAGCGCCACCGTGCTCACCAGCATCCTGCTGGCGTTCGCGACGATCGCCCTGTTCGTCGCCGCCATCGTGATCGCCAACACCTTCCAGGTGCTGGTCAGCCAGCGCACGCGGGAACTGGCGCTGCTGCGCTGTGTGGGCGCCAGCGCGGGGCAGGTGCGCCGGCTGGTGCTGGGCGAAGCGCTGCTGCTGGGAGTGGGAGCGTCGGTGCTCGGGGTGGGCATCGGCCTGGCTGGGGCGACGGTTCTGGCCGAGGTCAGCCGGGACAGCGCATCCGGCCTGCACCTGGGGCAGCTGGTGATCGACCCGGCGCTGCTGGCCATCGGGTTCGGTGTCGGCGTGCTGCTCACCGTGGTGTCGGCCCTGGCGCCCGCGCACCGGGCAACCCGGGTGCGTCCGATCGCGGCGCTGCGGTCGGTGTCCGCCGGCGCCGGCGTGCGCCGCGGCCTGATCGGTTTTGTGCTCGCCATCGTGCTCGTCGCGGGCGGCGGCACCGGGCTCTACCTCGGAGCGACGCGGTCGGGGCTGGCCCTGGCCGTGGTTTCCGGGGTCGTCAGCTTCCTCGGCATCCTGCTGGCGTCCGCATTGTTCATCCCGTGGATCGTGCGCGCGGCCGGCGCGACCATCGGGTGGACCTCGGCGCCCGCCCGGCTCGCCGCGCTCAACGCCACCCGCAATCCGGCCCGCACGGCCTCGACGGCCGCCGCGCTGCTCGTGGGGGTGACCCTGGTGACCATGATGGTCGTGGGCGTGACTTCTGTGCGGGAATCGATCGGCGAGCGGATCGACCTGAAGCGCCCGGTGGACCTCACCGTGCAGTCGGCAGACCCGTCGGGTTTCAGCGCTGAACAGCAATCCGGCATCACCGACATGACCGACGTGGCCGGCTCGACGTCGGTGGATTCGGCCCGCGTCACGATCACGGCGGACTCCACGACACCCGTGATCCTGGCCGCGCGGGGTCTCGACCCGGTTCGGGTGCAGGATGTCGCCCGCTCGAGGGTGATCGTGCCGCAGAACGGGCAACTGCTGCTTAATCCCGAGGATGCCGGTGCGCTGCACGACGGTGACCACGTGACGGTGACCGGGGATGCCGGCAGCGCCGACCTGACGGTGGCGCTGGAGGCGACCGCTCCGCGGAAACAGGCCACGCTCACCAAGTCCGACCTGCTCGCGCTGGTGTCGACGCCGGTCATCCGGCAGATGCAGCTGCGCCTCACCGACGAGATCACCAGCAGCCAGGTGCAGCAGTTGAGCACCGACATCCTCTCGGTGAGCGATCAGTTCACCGTGGGCGGTGGTGCGCCGGAGCGGACCTACTACGAACAACTGCTCGATGTGATGCTGCTCATCGTGCTGGCCCTGCTCACCATGGCGGTGGTCATCGCCTGCGTGGGCGTCGCCAACACCATGGCCCTGTCGGTCTTCGAGCGGCGCCGCGAATCGGCCCTGCTGCGTGCCCTGGGCCTCACTCGCGGCCAGCTGCGGCGGATGCTCGGTATCGAGGCGACCCTGATCACCGTGGTGGCCGCAGCGTGCGGCATCGCGCTGGGTGTGCTCTACGCGTGGGCGGGACTGTCCGCGGTGTCGCTGCAGGCGCAGAAGCTCGGGTTGGCGGTGCACCTGCCCTGGCCGCAACTCGGGCTGGTGCTGCTCGGCGCGCTGGTGGCGGGGCTGATCGCCACGATCGTGCCGGCCTCAGGCGCGGCCCGCCGGTCACCCGTCGAGGGGCTCATGCACGAGTAG
- a CDS encoding ABC transporter ATP-binding protein, whose product MTDSHSAPAGSPGTAEHAVVATALRKSYGRGESAVAALDGVSVAFPRGQFAAVMGPSGSGKSTLMQCLAGLDTVTGGTVWIDGTPITGLRDRGLTRLRRDKIGFVFQAYNLVPTLTARQNITLPLALARRRVDRAWFDEVVQTLGLTGRLKHRPHELSGGQQQRVAVARALLGRPAVIFADEPTGNLDSVAGAEVLALLRTSVKQWGQTVIMVTHDAVAASWSDRVVLLADGRISGELQDPTVDTVLAALHGARPAPARSLA is encoded by the coding sequence ATGACCGACTCTCACAGTGCGCCAGCGGGATCGCCAGGCACGGCGGAGCATGCCGTCGTGGCGACCGCGTTGCGCAAGAGCTACGGCCGCGGCGAGTCGGCCGTCGCCGCCCTCGACGGGGTGTCCGTGGCCTTTCCACGCGGCCAGTTCGCGGCCGTGATGGGACCGTCGGGATCGGGCAAGTCCACCCTGATGCAGTGCCTGGCCGGACTCGACACCGTCACCGGGGGCACCGTCTGGATCGACGGCACGCCCATCACCGGGCTGCGTGACCGGGGTCTCACCCGGCTGCGCCGCGACAAGATCGGGTTCGTCTTCCAGGCCTACAACCTGGTTCCCACCCTCACGGCCCGGCAGAACATCACGCTGCCCCTTGCGCTGGCCAGGCGCCGAGTGGACCGGGCCTGGTTCGACGAAGTGGTGCAGACTCTCGGACTGACCGGGCGCCTGAAGCATAGGCCCCATGAACTCTCCGGCGGCCAGCAGCAACGTGTGGCAGTGGCGCGCGCCCTGCTCGGCCGGCCGGCCGTGATCTTCGCCGACGAACCCACCGGCAATCTCGACTCGGTGGCCGGCGCCGAGGTTCTCGCGCTGCTGCGCACCAGTGTGAAACAGTGGGGCCAGACGGTCATCATGGTCACCCATGATGCCGTAGCGGCCTCGTGGTCGGACCGGGTCGTGCTCCTGGCCGACGGCCGCATCTCCGGTGAGTTGCAGGACCCCACGGTCGACACCGTGCTCGCCGCACTGCACGGCGCACGCCCGGCACCTGCCCGGTCGCTGGCGTGA
- a CDS encoding toxin-antitoxin system YwqK family antitoxin, protein MHPPSPAPTPESAGPTPGVPVPRHDRFANGTLKASGFELDGRLHGHWEWFRLDGTLMRSGEFHLGDQVGVWRTWDRTGHIVKETSFDAAPTVTTARPHDSRT, encoded by the coding sequence ATGCATCCCCCCTCCCCCGCCCCCACGCCCGAGTCAGCCGGGCCGACGCCCGGCGTGCCCGTTCCGCGACACGACCGGTTCGCGAACGGCACGCTCAAGGCCAGCGGGTTCGAACTGGACGGCAGGCTGCACGGCCACTGGGAATGGTTCAGGCTCGACGGCACCCTCATGCGCTCGGGCGAGTTCCACCTCGGCGACCAGGTCGGCGTCTGGCGCACCTGGGACCGCACCGGACACATCGTGAAGGAGACTTCCTTCGATGCGGCGCCGACGGTTACGACCGCACGTCCACACGACAGCCGGACATAG
- a CDS encoding DUF1761 domain-containing protein produces the protein MFLAELNWLAVLVATLAAFVAGAVWFGPKTFFPLWWKLMGKGPGEEPGTGNMVVLFGSTFIAALVEATAVASVIHFVAATDASFGSLQGGLTGLLLGIGLAAASSLSHRLFAGHGFRVWLIEVGSDVLNLTIMGLILGAWR, from the coding sequence ATGTTTCTTGCCGAGCTCAACTGGCTGGCCGTCCTGGTCGCGACGCTGGCGGCCTTCGTCGCCGGGGCCGTCTGGTTCGGCCCCAAGACCTTCTTTCCGCTCTGGTGGAAGCTCATGGGCAAGGGGCCAGGAGAGGAACCGGGCACCGGCAACATGGTGGTGCTGTTCGGGTCGACCTTCATCGCCGCGCTTGTGGAGGCGACCGCCGTCGCCTCCGTCATCCACTTCGTGGCCGCCACGGATGCGAGCTTCGGCTCGCTGCAGGGAGGGCTCACCGGCCTACTGCTCGGGATCGGTCTCGCGGCGGCGTCCTCGCTTTCCCACCGACTCTTCGCCGGACACGGCTTCCGGGTCTGGTTGATCGAAGTGGGCAGCGACGTCCTCAACCTCACCATCATGGGCCTGATCCTGGGCGCCTGGCGATAA
- a CDS encoding DUF2461 domain-containing protein, which produces MRVGPHFSEQTFDFLEELEHRNNREWFEEHKPTYEVELKARMLEVIDAVNARLETFAPEHLRPAPKAMLRIYRDVRFSNDKTPYKTHLAANWPRQGLEKTGGAGFFLQVGVHGVMVAAGAWSPGSPQLRAIREYLLDHHDEMRQLLAAEPVTRLAEPLDGRPLLRAPQGFPAEHPAADLLRVRSWALISRLPGDAALGDDFVDAVAERFRALAPLVDFLNLPLSTVTPLEREASAGRRNVTVGR; this is translated from the coding sequence GTGCGGGTGGGCCCCCATTTCAGCGAGCAGACCTTCGATTTCCTCGAGGAACTCGAGCACCGCAACAACCGCGAGTGGTTCGAGGAGCACAAACCCACCTACGAGGTCGAACTCAAGGCGCGGATGCTCGAGGTCATCGACGCCGTCAACGCCCGGCTGGAAACGTTCGCGCCCGAGCACCTCAGGCCCGCGCCCAAGGCGATGTTGCGGATCTACCGTGACGTGCGTTTCTCCAACGACAAGACGCCGTACAAGACCCACCTGGCGGCGAACTGGCCGCGTCAGGGACTGGAGAAGACCGGGGGAGCCGGGTTCTTCCTGCAGGTGGGCGTGCACGGGGTGATGGTGGCCGCCGGCGCTTGGTCGCCCGGTTCTCCCCAGCTCCGCGCCATCCGCGAGTATCTCCTGGATCATCACGACGAGATGCGGCAACTGCTCGCAGCCGAGCCGGTGACCAGGTTGGCCGAGCCGCTGGACGGGCGCCCGCTGCTCCGGGCACCCCAGGGTTTCCCGGCCGAGCACCCCGCAGCCGACCTGCTGCGGGTGCGCAGCTGGGCGCTGATCTCCCGGCTCCCCGGGGACGCCGCCCTCGGCGACGATTTCGTCGACGCCGTCGCCGAGCGGTTCCGGGCATTGGCGCCGCTGGTCGATTTTCTGAACCTGCCGCTGTCCACGGTCACCCCGCTCGAGCGGGAGGCATCCGCCGGTCGCCGGAATGTCACGGTCGGCCGATAG
- a CDS encoding HhH-GPD-type base excision DNA repair protein — MTLHLTGDTAADSLLSDDPFALLVGMLLDQQIPMETAFAGPAKIRDRLGTLDPAAVARFDPAEFVEVFKQTPAVHRFPGSMAGRVQTLAAVVAEDWHGDAASIWSAADGDGTAPDGAEVLRRLKGLPGFGEQKAKIFLALLGKRLGVEAAGWREASAPYGEEGSLCSVADIVDPESLAKVRESKRAAKAAAKEAAKK, encoded by the coding sequence ATGACGCTGCATCTCACCGGCGATACCGCCGCAGACTCCCTTCTCAGCGACGACCCGTTCGCGCTCCTCGTCGGCATGCTGCTCGACCAGCAGATCCCCATGGAGACCGCCTTCGCCGGTCCGGCGAAGATCCGCGACCGGCTGGGCACCCTCGATCCGGCGGCCGTGGCCCGGTTCGACCCCGCCGAGTTCGTCGAGGTCTTCAAGCAGACTCCAGCGGTGCACCGGTTCCCCGGTTCAATGGCCGGCCGGGTGCAGACCCTGGCCGCGGTGGTCGCCGAGGACTGGCATGGTGACGCTGCCTCCATCTGGTCCGCCGCGGATGGCGACGGCACGGCGCCGGACGGTGCCGAGGTGCTGCGCCGGTTGAAGGGGCTGCCGGGCTTCGGCGAACAGAAGGCCAAGATCTTCCTGGCGCTGCTCGGCAAACGGCTCGGGGTCGAGGCTGCGGGGTGGCGGGAGGCATCCGCCCCCTACGGCGAGGAGGGTTCGCTATGCTCGGTGGCCGACATCGTCGACCCCGAATCGTTGGCCAAGGTGCGCGAGAGCAAGCGTGCCGCGAAGGCTGCGGCCAAGGAAGCCGCGAAGAAGTAG
- a CDS encoding PHP domain-containing protein has protein sequence MDAVDALSEIAFWLERDLAPTFKVQAFRRAATLIAGLDADELADRVHDGRLRAMKGIGGRTAEVIGQSLYGLPDYLDNLRQQGRHPLASGGQDLLVALRGDLHSHSEWSDGTTPIDLMVSTARMLGRDYLALTDHSPSLTVAQGLSADRLREQLDVVAAVNTAADDDFRLLAGIEVDILEDGRLDQAPELLDRLDVVVASVHSKLREDSITMTRRMLAGIRDRHTNVLGHCTGRLVSGSRGTRPPSTFDAARVFAACAENDVAVEINCRPERQDPPEDLIRRAIEAGCLFSLDTDAHAPGHLDFLSYGAERAAASGVPPDRIVTTWPVDRLLDWSRAGQ, from the coding sequence ATGGATGCCGTCGATGCCCTCTCCGAGATCGCCTTCTGGTTGGAGCGCGACCTGGCCCCCACCTTCAAGGTGCAGGCCTTCCGCCGGGCCGCCACGCTCATCGCGGGCCTGGACGCAGACGAGCTGGCCGACCGGGTGCACGACGGCAGGCTGCGGGCGATGAAGGGCATCGGCGGTCGCACGGCCGAGGTGATCGGCCAGTCGCTGTACGGCCTCCCCGACTACCTCGACAACCTCCGCCAGCAGGGCCGGCATCCGCTGGCATCCGGCGGCCAGGACCTGCTCGTCGCGTTGCGCGGCGACCTGCACAGCCACAGCGAATGGTCCGACGGCACGACTCCCATCGACCTCATGGTGTCGACGGCGCGGATGCTCGGCCGCGACTACCTGGCGCTGACCGACCACTCCCCCTCCCTCACCGTGGCGCAAGGGCTCAGCGCCGACCGTCTGCGGGAGCAGCTCGATGTCGTCGCCGCGGTGAACACCGCGGCCGACGACGACTTCCGGTTGCTGGCCGGCATCGAGGTCGACATCCTCGAGGACGGCCGGCTCGACCAGGCCCCCGAGCTGCTCGACCGGCTCGACGTGGTCGTCGCCAGCGTGCACTCGAAGCTGCGCGAGGACTCGATCACCATGACCCGACGGATGCTGGCGGGCATCCGCGACCGGCACACGAACGTGCTCGGCCACTGCACCGGGCGCCTGGTCTCCGGGTCCCGCGGCACTCGCCCGCCGTCGACATTCGACGCCGCACGGGTGTTCGCCGCCTGCGCCGAGAACGACGTCGCCGTGGAGATCAATTGCAGGCCGGAACGCCAGGACCCGCCGGAAGACCTGATCAGGCGGGCGATCGAGGCCGGGTGCCTGTTCAGCCTCGACACCGACGCTCACGCCCCCGGCCACCTCGATTTCCTCTCCTACGGCGCCGAGCGGGCCGCGGCCTCTGGTGTGCCGCCCGACCGCATCGTGACCACCTGGCCCGTCGACAGGCTCCTGGACTGGTCGCGCGCGGGCCAGTGA
- a CDS encoding S-(hydroxymethyl)mycothiol dehydrogenase yields MPITVTGAIARSKGAPVELTEIVIPDPGPGEVVVDIETCGVCHTDFHYKEGGINDDFPFLLGHEAAGRVSVIGDGVTHVSVGDFVVLNWRAVCGECRACTRAEPWYCFNTFNATQKMTLVDGTELSPALGIGAFAEKTLVHERQCTKVNPDADPAAVGLLGCGIMAGIGAAMNTGNVSPGNSVAVIGCGGVGDAAVVGSKLAGASRIIAIDRDPKKLAKATEFGATHTIDSSALDEDGVVAAVQALTGGFGADVVIDAVGRPETWRQAFYARDLAGTVVLVGVPTPDMMLEIPLLDVFGRGGSLKSSWYGDCLPERDFPMLTELYLQGRLPLADFVSERIRIDEIEAAFAKMASGDVLRSVVVL; encoded by the coding sequence ATGCCCATCACCGTCACAGGCGCGATCGCCCGCTCGAAGGGGGCCCCAGTGGAGCTCACCGAGATCGTCATTCCCGACCCTGGCCCCGGCGAGGTCGTCGTCGACATCGAGACCTGCGGCGTCTGCCACACCGACTTCCACTACAAGGAAGGCGGAATCAACGACGACTTCCCGTTCCTGCTCGGCCACGAGGCCGCCGGCCGGGTCAGCGTGATCGGTGACGGCGTCACCCATGTGTCCGTCGGCGACTTCGTTGTGCTCAACTGGCGGGCCGTCTGCGGCGAGTGCCGGGCCTGCACCCGTGCCGAGCCCTGGTACTGCTTCAACACCTTCAACGCCACCCAGAAGATGACACTGGTCGACGGCACCGAGCTCAGCCCGGCGCTCGGCATCGGCGCGTTCGCCGAGAAGACCCTCGTGCACGAGCGCCAGTGCACGAAGGTCAACCCGGATGCCGACCCCGCCGCGGTCGGACTGCTCGGCTGCGGCATCATGGCCGGCATCGGCGCCGCCATGAACACCGGCAACGTCTCGCCCGGCAACTCGGTGGCCGTGATCGGCTGCGGCGGTGTCGGCGACGCCGCGGTGGTCGGCTCGAAGCTGGCCGGAGCCTCCCGGATCATCGCCATCGACCGGGACCCCAAGAAGCTGGCCAAGGCCACCGAGTTCGGCGCCACGCACACCATCGATTCCTCGGCACTCGACGAGGACGGGGTCGTCGCAGCCGTGCAGGCGCTCACCGGCGGCTTCGGCGCCGACGTCGTCATCGACGCGGTCGGCCGCCCCGAGACCTGGCGGCAGGCGTTCTATGCCCGCGACCTGGCCGGCACCGTGGTGCTCGTCGGCGTGCCGACCCCCGACATGATGCTCGAGATCCCGCTGCTGGATGTCTTCGGCCGGGGAGGCTCGCTCAAGAGCTCCTGGTACGGCGACTGCCTGCCCGAGCGGGACTTCCCGATGCTCACCGAGCTCTATCTTCAAGGCCGACTGCCGCTGGCGGACTTCGTGAGCGAACGCATCCGCATCGACGAGATCGAGGCGGCGTTTGCCAAGATGGCCTCGGGCGACGTGCTGCGCTCGGTGGTGGTGCTCTGA
- a CDS encoding MBL fold metallo-hydrolase: MNARIEHLVTEGTFDLDGGSWALENNVWIVGDDTECVVIDAAHNAEAILTAVGDRTLLGILSTHAHNDHIGAAGAVSAATGAPVYLHPDDRMLWDVVYPNAAPGRDLADGQRIAVAGIELLVLHTPGHSPGSVCLYAPTFGTLFSGDTLFHGGPGATGRSYSDFPTIIESITGKLLTLPAETVVNTGHGESTTIGAEAPDLPDWLARGH, from the coding sequence ATGAACGCGCGCATCGAGCACCTCGTCACCGAGGGCACCTTCGACCTCGACGGCGGCAGCTGGGCGCTGGAGAACAACGTCTGGATCGTCGGCGACGACACCGAGTGCGTCGTCATCGACGCCGCCCACAACGCCGAGGCGATTCTCACGGCGGTCGGCGACCGCACGCTGCTGGGCATCCTCAGCACGCACGCGCACAACGACCACATCGGCGCGGCCGGCGCCGTCTCGGCGGCGACGGGCGCGCCGGTGTACCTGCACCCCGACGACCGGATGCTCTGGGACGTCGTCTACCCCAACGCCGCACCGGGCCGCGACCTCGCCGACGGGCAGCGCATCGCCGTGGCCGGGATCGAACTGCTGGTGTTGCACACGCCGGGGCACTCCCCCGGGTCGGTCTGCCTGTACGCGCCCACCTTCGGCACGCTGTTCAGCGGCGACACGCTCTTCCACGGCGGGCCGGGTGCCACCGGACGTTCCTACAGCGACTTCCCCACCATCATCGAGTCGATCACGGGCAAGCTGCTCACCCTGCCGGCCGAGACCGTCGTGAACACCGGGCACGGTGAGTCCACCACGATCGGCGCCGAGGCCCCCGATCTGCCCGACTGGCTCGCCCGCGGCCACTGA
- a CDS encoding DUF1801 domain-containing protein — MSSHDDRADPAAEDAVRAHLDTVTGATRRRDAETLLGTFGRITGEPARLWPGSIIGFGRYHYRYESGREGDAAAAGFSPRKASMSIYFADGLGAYAGELARLGPHKTGVGCLYLTDLAKVDLAVLEEMVTASYRAVTAGDYYGHRARESDGGRPEARRPE, encoded by the coding sequence ATGAGCTCACACGACGACAGGGCTGACCCGGCGGCGGAGGACGCGGTGCGCGCCCATCTCGACACCGTGACCGGGGCGACCCGGCGGCGGGATGCGGAGACGCTGCTGGGGACGTTCGGGCGCATCACCGGGGAGCCGGCGCGGCTGTGGCCCGGGTCGATCATCGGCTTCGGCCGCTATCACTACAGATACGAGAGCGGTCGGGAGGGTGACGCCGCGGCGGCCGGCTTCTCGCCGCGTAAGGCGTCGATGTCGATCTACTTCGCCGACGGGCTGGGCGCCTATGCCGGGGAACTCGCCCGGCTCGGCCCGCACAAGACCGGTGTGGGCTGCCTGTACCTCACCGATCTGGCGAAGGTGGACCTCGCCGTGCTCGAGGAGATGGTGACGGCTTCGTACCGGGCGGTGACCGCGGGCGACTACTACGGGCACCGGGCCCGGGAGTCCGATGGCGGCCGCCCGGAAGCGCGTCGGCCGGAGTAG
- a CDS encoding winged helix-turn-helix domain-containing protein, with amino-acid sequence MDWAGGATGAGHDGEEVRGFGFFVRLDGHVAPREALAAALTDVVARLAPDAQVHIEPEPGTGAAAGGEAASGGGPAAGQGILIDVGRQLLLVDGLPVQLSYREFRFLCYLVLRPGVTVGRAELIDAQRTWSRVTSPRTIDVHIQRLRVKLGGYGDILRTDRGTGYRYDAHADVRIRR; translated from the coding sequence ATGGACTGGGCAGGGGGCGCGACAGGAGCAGGCCACGACGGGGAGGAGGTGCGGGGGTTCGGTTTCTTCGTGCGCCTTGACGGCCACGTCGCTCCACGGGAGGCGCTCGCCGCAGCGCTGACCGACGTCGTGGCACGGCTGGCCCCGGATGCCCAGGTGCACATCGAGCCGGAGCCCGGAACCGGCGCGGCTGCCGGCGGCGAGGCGGCTTCCGGCGGCGGCCCTGCTGCGGGCCAAGGCATCCTCATCGACGTCGGCCGCCAACTGCTGCTCGTCGACGGACTGCCCGTGCAACTCAGCTACCGCGAGTTCCGGTTTCTCTGTTATCTGGTTCTGCGCCCTGGCGTCACGGTGGGCCGGGCCGAACTGATCGACGCCCAGCGCACCTGGTCGCGGGTCACCAGCCCGCGCACCATCGACGTGCACATCCAACGCCTGCGCGTGAAGCTCGGCGGCTACGGCGACATCCTGCGCACCGACCGCGGCACGGGGTACCGGTACGACGCGCACGCTGACGTGCGCATCCGCCGCTGA